One Pogoniulus pusillus isolate bPogPus1 chromosome 10, bPogPus1.pri, whole genome shotgun sequence genomic window carries:
- the LOC135179071 gene encoding uncharacterized transmembrane protein DDB_G0289901-like: protein MLKGLTIELWKAGRTPSPGAQQAAAEPQPHSPGAQQAGAEPHLLCLEVSGASSGHWFLEVSGASSGHWFLEVSGASSGHWFLEVSGGSSGHWFLEVSGGSSGHWFLDVSGGSSGHCFLEVSGASSGHWFLEVSGGSSGHCFLEVSGGSSGHWFLEVSSASSGHWFLEVSGASSGHWFLEVSGASSGHWFLEVSGASSGHWFLEVSGASSGHWFLEVSGASSGHWFLEVSGASSGHWFLEVSGASSGHCFLEVSGGSLGHWFLEVSSASSGHWFLEVSGGSSGHCFLEVSGASSGHWFLEVSGASSGHWFLEVSGASSGHWFLEVSGASSGHWFLEESGTSSGHCFPAV from the exons ATGCTGAAGGGACTCACTATCGAGCTGTGGAAAGCAGGCAGGA cccccagccctggagcacagcaggctgctgctgagcctcagccccacagccctggagcacagcaggcaggtgcTGAGCCTCACCTCCTTTGCCTGGAGGTCTCCGGTGCCAGCTCGGGGCACTGGTTCCTGGAGGTCTCCGGTGCCAGCTCGGGGCACTGGTTCCTGGAGGTCTCCGGTGCCAGCTCGGGGCACTGGTTCCTGGAGGTCTCAGGTGGCAGCTCGGGGCACTGGTTCCTGGAGGTCTCAGGTGGCAGCTCGGGGCACTGGTTCCTGGACGTCTCAGGTGGCAGCTCAGGGCACTGtttcctggaggtgtctggTGCCAGCTCGGGGCACTGGTTCCTGGAGGTCTCAGGTGGCAGCTCAGGGCACTGTTTCCTGGAGGTCTCCGGTGGCAGCTCGGGGCACTGGTTCCTGGAGGTCTCCAGTGCTAGCTCAGGGCACTGGTTCCTGGAGGTCTCTGGTGCCAGCTCGGGGCACTGGTTCCTGGAGGTCTCTGGTGCCAGTTCAGGGCACTGGTTCCTGGAGGTCTCCGGTGCCAGCTCGGGGCACTGGTTCCTGGAG gtgtctggTGCCAGCTCGGGGCACTGGTTCCTGGAGGTCTCCGGTGCCAGCTCGGGGCACTGGTTCCTGGAGGTCTCCGGTGCCAGCTCGGGGCACTGGTTCCTGGAGGTCTCCGGTGCCAGCTCGGGGCACTGTTTCCTGGAGGTCTCCGGTGGCAGCTTGGGGCACTGGTTCCTGGAGGTCTCCAGTGCTAGCTCAGGGCACTGGTTCCTGGAGGTCTCAGGTGGCAGCTCAGGGCACTGtttcctggaggtgtctggTGCCAGCTCGGGGCACTGGTTCCTGGAGGTCTCTGGTGCCAGCTCGGGGCACTGGTTCCTGGAGGTCTCTGGTGCCAGCTCGGGGCACTGGTTCCTGGAGGTCTCTGGTGCCAGTTCAGGGCACTGGTTCCTGGAGGAGTCTGGTACCAGCTCGGggcactgctttccagcagtgtAG